One window of the Cryptomeria japonica chromosome 7, Sugi_1.0, whole genome shotgun sequence genome contains the following:
- the LOC131063453 gene encoding abscisic acid 8'-hydroxylase 4-like translates to MAEMWKLVALQIVFPLMIVVLYVLLNLRRKGKRNDGTGMVVPGCTGFPIVGESLSFFSSLKSPTGVQSFTEKRAKLYGRTFMTNILGNNRVFTSEREAVKFIWSTENSLFRFAGGRATEGMFGKNSLFYAGADVHKKMRKLVGEPLSKDILKKNFEQIEAICLDVLDGWSGKTVSAMDGTSSFAFQIISYITASIPKGPELSLLHKRFTDIINATGKFAINIPGTAYYKGHKARKHLMASLDTIIDRRRKGDEMKDDFIQSMVSRDGLPPDERLSDMEIKDNCLVLLLAGHATTGATLTWAMKYLEDNPEAKEALMAEYKKIQGKKDKSRNSTNLTWDDISDVPYTLKVIFETLRMSNPAPWICREALQDTLLQGYFIKKNWNVTIDGQALHCDPDLFENPTKFNPSRFNETPKPYSFVGFGGGLRTCLGVNLAKWKSVSNDNTLSSTFIKVLKNGYLIQVEPK, encoded by the exons ATGGCAGAAATGTGGAAGTTGGTTGCTCTCCAAATTGTTTTTCCTCTAATGATAGTTGTTTTGTATGTTTTGTTAAATTTgagaaggaaaggaaagagaaatgaTGGTACAGGAATGGTGGTGCCAGGATGCACAGGATTTCCCATAGTTGGGGAAAGtctttcatttttctcatctcttAAAAGCCCAACAGGAGTCCAAAGCTTCACAGAGAAAAGAGCCAAACT GTATGGAAGAACCTTTATGACCAACATTCTTGGGAATAACAGGGTGTTCACATCAGAAAGAGAAGCAGTGAAATTTATATGGTCAACAGAGAACAGTTTGTTTAGATTTGCAGGTGGCAGAGCAACTGAAGGTATGTTTGGGAAGAACAGTTTGTTTTATGCAGGAGCAGATGTTCATAAGAAAATGAGGAAGTTGGTTGGAGAGCCACTGTCAAAAGATATTCTGAAGAAGAattttgagcaaattgaagccatCTGCCTTGATGTTCTTGATGGGTGGTCAGGAAAAACTGTCTCTGCCATGGATGGCACTTCAAGT TTTGCATTTCAAATCATAAGCTACATAACAGCAAGCATACCCAAAGGGCCAGAACTCTCTCTTTTACATAAGAGATTTACTGATATCATAAATGCAACTGGTAAATTTGCCATTAATATACCAGGAACAGCTTATTACAAAGGACATAAG GCTAGAAAACATCTGATGGCCTCACTGGACACCATAATTGATAGGAGAAGAAAGggagatgaaatgaaagatgaCTTCATTCAATCAATGGTTTCAAGGGATGGGCTTCCTCCAGATGAAAGATTGAGTGACATGGAGATCAAAGATAATTGTCTTGTTCTTCTTTTAGCAGGGCATGCTACAACAGGGGCAACTCTCACATGGGCAATGAAATATTTGGAAGACAATCCTGAAGCAAAAGAGGCACTTATG GCGGAGTACAAGAAGATTCAGGGAAAGAAGGATAAATCAAGAAACTCTACTAATTTGACATGGGATGATATCAGTGATGTGCCATATACTCTAAAA GTTATATTTGAAACTTTAAGAATGTCAAACCCAGCTCCATGGATTTGTCGAGAAGCCCTTCAAGATACTTTATTGCAAG GATATTTCATCAAAAAGAATTGGAACGTGACTATTGATGGCCAGGCACTACATTGTGATCCAGATCTTTTTGAAAATCCAACAAAGTTCAACCCCTCAAGATTTAAT GAAACACCAAAACCTTATTCATTTGTTGGGTTTGGAGGAGGTTTAAGAACATGTCTTGGAGTGAATCTTGCAAA GTGGAAAAGTGTGAGCAATGATAACACCTTAAGTTCAACTTTCATAAAAGTCTTGAAGAATGGATATTTAATACAAGTAGAGCCTAAATAA
- the LOC131063454 gene encoding abscisic acid 8'-hydroxylase 3-like, translating into MAEMWKLVALQIVFPLIIVVFSVLLNLRRKGKRNDGAGMVVPGNTGFPFVGETLSLFSSMKSPTGVQSFTEKRAKLYGRTFMTNILGNNRVFTSEREAVKFIWSSENALFRFAGAKSTEDMFGKNSLFYVGADVHKKMRKLVGEPLSKDILKKNFEQMEAICLDILDGWSGKTVSAMDGTSSFAFQIISYITASISKGPELSLLHKRFTDIIKASESFAINIPGTAYYKGLKARQDLMASLDTIIDRRRKGDEMKDDFIQSMVSRDGLPPDERLSDMEIKDNCLILLLAGHATSGAALTWAMKYLEDHPKAKEALMEEYKKIEERKDKSSSSTNLTWDDISDMPYTLKVIFETLRMSAPAPWISREAIQDTSLQGFFIKKNWNVSIDANALHYDPNLFENPTKFNPSRFDETPKPYSFVGFGGGLRTCLGVNLAKLEMTIFLYHLCTKYRWKSVSNETALSSTFIRVLKNGYLIEVEPK; encoded by the exons ATGGCTGAAATGTGGAAGTTGGTTGCTCTCCAAATTGTTTTTCCTCTAATTATAGTTGTTTTCTCTGTGTTGTTGAATTTgagaaggaaaggaaagagaaatgaTGGTGCAGGGATGGTGGTGCCAGGAAACACAGGATTCCCCTTTGTTGGGGAAACTCTTTCATTATTCTCATCAATGAAAAGCCCAACAGGAGTCCAAAGCTTCACAGAGAAAAGAGCCAAATT GTATGGAAGAACCTTTATGACCAACATTCTTGGGAATAACAGGGTGTTTACATCAGAAAGAGAAGCAGTGAAATTTATATGGTCATCAGAGAACGCTTTGTTCAGATTTGCAGGTGCCAAATCAACTGAAGATATGTTTGGGAAAAACAGTTTGTTTTATGTAGGAGCAGATGTTCATAAGAAAATGAGGAAGTTGGTGGGAGAGCCACTGTCAAAAGATATTCTGAAGAAGAATTTTGAGCAAATGGAAGCCATCTGTCTTGATATTCTTGATGGGTGGTCAGGGAAAACAGTCTCTGCCATGGATGGCACTTCAAGT TTTGCATTTCAAATCATAAGCTACATAACAGCAAGCATATCCAAAGGGCCAGAACTCTCTCTTTTACATAAGAGATTTACTGATATCATAAAGGCAAGTGAGAGCTTTGCCATTAATATACCAGGAACAGCTTATTACAAAGGACTTAAG GCTAGACAAGATTTGATGGCCTCATTGGACACCATAATTGATAGGAGAAGAAAGggagatgaaatgaaagatgaCTTCATTCAATCAATGGTTTCAAGAGATGGGCTTCCTCCAGATGAGAGATTGAGTGACATGGAGATCAAAGATAATTGTCTTATTCTTCTTTTAGCAGGGCATGCTACATCAGGAGCAGCTCTCACATGGGCAATGAAATATTTGGAAGACCACCCTAAAGCAAAAGAAGCACTTATg GAGGAGTACAAGAAGATTGAGGAAAGGAAGGATAAATCATCAAGTTCAACTAATTTGACATGGGATGATATCAGTGATATGCCATATACTTTAAAA GTAATATTTGAAACTTTAAGAATGTCAGCCCCAGCACCATGGATTTCTCGAGAAGCCATTCAAGATACTTCATTGCAAG GGTTTTTTATAAAAAAGAATTGGAACGTAAGCATTGATGCCAATGCACTACATTATGATCCCAATCTttttgaaaatccaacaaaattcaaCCCCTCAAGATTTGAT GAAACACCAAAACCTTATTCATTTGTTGGTTTTGGAGGAGGTTTAAGAACATGCCTTGGAGTTAATCTCGCAAAGTTAGAAATGAccattttcctttatcatttgtgTACCAAATATAG GTGGAAAAGTGTGAGCAACGAAACTGCCTTAAGTTCAACTTTCATAAGAGTCTTGAAGAATGGATATTTAATAGAAGTAGAACCTAAATGA